In one Magallana gigas chromosome 7, xbMagGiga1.1, whole genome shotgun sequence genomic region, the following are encoded:
- the LOC105338174 gene encoding cholecystokinin receptor type A isoform X2, with product MKSRSWCTSGNTHKILAIVWIASIVLSSPAFYVMKMGYRKFHNNHTSVTLKFCNDESVPKEIRTLFSFYKLILMFTVPTAIMIICYTGVIYALWISSAQLSKLTSVPREQGSCRMSRQLVRYSSVYSNGTSTAPCCKHHSGSSRHNHSLNARKQIIKMLIAVVVVFLLCWGPKVIFDVIRKMTPESLFFEEAFTIQVVIECLPYIQSCLNPFVYCFMSKKFRESVRASCRKTNPACHVRACFCHLGVPENDRSQQYELESKVSQGTGQSRVTINRPSTSRSASSTEDQFTSDIKKNQVF from the exons ATGAAAAGCAGAAGCTGGTGTACATCAGGAAACACTCACAAGATCTTGGCAATTGTCTGGATAGCGTCCATAGTTTTATCTTCACCAGCATTCTATGTCATG aaaatgggATATAGAAAATTTCACAACAACCACACCAGCGTGACTTTGAAATTCTGTAATGATGAGAGCGTCCCCAAAGAGATCAGGACACTATTTAGCTTCTACAAACTTATCCTGATGTTCACCGTTCCTACAGCCATTATGATAATCTGCTACACGGGTGTCATTTACGCCCTTTGGATCAGCTCAGCTCAACTCAGTAAACTAACCTCCGTGCCAAG AGAGCAGGGCAGCTGTAGAATGAGCAGACAGTTGGTGAGGTACTCCAGCGTGTATTCGAATGGTACTTCGACTGCACCATGCTGTAAACACCACAGTGGGTCCTCACGTCACAATCATTCCCTCAACGCCAGAAAACAG ATAATAAAAATGCTCATTGCCGTGGTGGTCGTCTTTCTTCTCTGTTGGGGCCCAAAGGTGATATTTGATGTCATCAGAAAAATGACACCGGAATCACTTTTCTTCGAAGAAGCCTTTACAATACAg GTTGTCATTGAATGTTTGCCGTACATTCAGTCATGCCTCAATCCATTTGTTTATTGCTTCATGTCGAAAAAATTTCGAGAAAGTGTACGCGCCTCTTGCCGAAAAACGAATCCAGCATGCCATGTTCGGGCATGTTTTTGCCACTTAGGCGTGCCAGAGAATGACCGTTCGCAACAATATGAGCTGGAATCTAAAGTAAGTCAGGGCACTGGCCAGAGCCGAGTGACCATAAACAGACCCAGTACGAGTCGATCGGCATCATCCACCGAGGACCAGTTTACCTCGGACATTAAAAAGAACCAGGTCTTTTGA